The sequence TGAAGTTAAcagacaaaacaaattaaacttcACAAATATCAGATGTACAAATGTAGACACTAAGCGCTAAGTACATGTTATTGCATTATTAACCTTCTCGTTAAATAGGCAAATAATCCTGATTTCGATGGTTTCATGTTGTGACTGAATTTTAGCAATGTGTTAAATTTAAactatttcctttttttctcctGTCAGTAAATTGGAGCAGGGTGACATCCTGTGCTCTAGCACGAACGATTACATAGTGCAGGAATTCTTGGGCAGCGGCTCCTTTGGAAACGTTGTGAAGGGTGTTATAAGAGCAACCAACGAAAATGTGGCAATCAAAATCTTGAAGGACCACCCACGTGTTGTTAAATATGCTAAGGCTGAGGTGGAAATCCTCTCCCAGCTGAACAAGGAAAATCCAGACAAATTTAACGTTGTTAAGCACTATGAGTATTTCCAACACAACGATAACATGTGCCTTGTGTTCGAGATGTTAGATATCAGCCTATACGACTTTATTAAGAAACGCAACAATAGGCCGCTTCCTGTGAGACACATACGCCCTATTGTGCAGCAGGTGGGCAATGCACTGGATAAACTAAAGAGTCTACAGATAATTCATACCGACTTGAAGCCAGAGAATATCATGTTGGTAAACACGTCCAAGTACCCATTCAAGATCAAGGTCATAGACTTTGGTTGTGCCATCCATACATCCAAGGTTCGAGTTCCAAGTTACATTCAAACAAGATACTATAGGTAAGGGACATTTATTAGTCATAATTCACATTTCAAATAAAGTATAGATATCCTTTGCATTTATGAAATGAGTATAAAGAATAATGTTAACTAGGTCTGGTTAATTATtttgttcacttttttttattatccaaAAAGAATAAAGTGCGCTGTACCTTTTAAAACACTTAATATGTGTAAAACCTACTATTCCATTATATATAGTATACCAATATtttaaagtgcatgtgcaatatcAAACTTGTGAAAATATAAATCCAAAGGaggagatacacacttacagataatAGCTGTAGGACGCAGCAATGGCGCTGATTACCCTTCGGGGTGATATACAAAgcaaacacaagaaaaaaaacatagggtaGCATGCAATAAATATGCGCCACATAGCGCCTTTTTTtgcttgtaattattatttttctattgaatttttttattgaatattagGAGATATTAGTGATATTTATGGCATCTGATGGAGTGTAGCAGTCAGCTAGCTCTACACATGCACACAGGACTCTTAGGTGGACATTGATTTATCAGAATTTGCCCAAGTGACATGGCTGCTTGTTACAAAGCTCTCCGAGGGAGAAGGGAAGTAGTCAAAATATTCCCCCATTTTTCTCCTTCAAAGCTTTGCATATCAAGCTGTCAGAAGACATGTCACTGGTATATTCTTGGTAGAAAAGATTACAAAATATAGCTTCATGGGATCTCTGCCGAAATTCTCATATGTGCACAGAGTGATATGAAGGGCTTTGAGAAGCTGTGTAAATCTGCGGAATGTGATAGAATATCAATTACATTCCAAAGCACCATTTAGGCAGTATTCCTCTATTATTCTCATTTTATAAAAACTGATCACCATTAAAGTAATAATGACTGCAGACTGTCCATGGTCTCTCTAAGCTAGGGGAAATGGGAGTTGGGTTTTGCTGAGCGCTCTGTTAGCTGATATGTACTTGTGCTGAGAGTTTTAGGAGTCGGGGGAAAACACTTCCACTGATAACTCTCAGGCAGCCAGATGAAACAGATTAAAGATTAAATTAATAGAAATAGTAACTATTTCAGTGATTTACATCTAATTTAAGTGATTTAAGCACTAACGGGTAAATTATTCATCTAACCTTCTGACTTCTCTCCTTTTAATAAAATTCAGGTCCCCAGAAATAATATTAGGATTACCGTTCTCGGAGGCTATCGACATGTGGTCTGTGGGGTGTATCATCGCAGAGCTTTTTACAGGATATCCATTGTATCCTGGATCATCTGAGTATGATCAGGTGAGTTCATATTTAATAGATATCTATGTCTAATTATATATTAAGGTCTCAGTCAGGAATCCAGAATCGGTTCACATAGAAAGGTATCACATAGCTGTTTTATTTGCTTATACAGACTGGAGTCAAAGTGCAAAGTTAAAATGGTCAATTTTGTTTAAACTGAGTGAGAAAGGATTGTTTTGAAGAGCTCTTCAACTCAACTGCTGTCATACCTTTTACCCTAAAGTTTGGGATACGGTTATTAACTCACCTCAATCCAGTGTTTAGTAAATGAATGCCTTacggatggaggcaattgtacacattctgatcaaaacaaagccGTGGAATTTAactctatgtctgttcaaccataatttactttTTTCATATGAAGGGCACCTCAACTTATTataaatcattttattcaggagaaacagggctcttATTTCACATCagatattcatatatgaaacacatttttaaagcATGCACGTTAGCATACTCACACCAATGTTTATTTTGTAGTTTAGGTAACTTTCTATAGaaacatatagctgtataattaatgtatttattaaatccAAACATTTCTATTATAAGAAGTAATTGCACTCCAACTTTTAAATttgataatatttgtattttaactagtttttaaacaaaatgaagaaTGGGTATCCCTGTGGCAAATAGAATTCTAAGCCTTTTAGTAAAAATGTGTCCGGCATTAGAATGTGGAGACAAAcagattaccgtatttatcggcgtataacacgcgccggcgtataacacgcacctcatttttagaaagaaattccaggaaatttcccccctcccatagtattcccccccccctcatcccatagtattcccccctcatcccatagtgttccccccctcccatagtattctccccccctcccatagtattctccccccctcccatagtattctcccctcccctcccatagtattctcccctcccctagtattctcccctcccctcccatagtattctcccctccactcccctagtattctccccccccttccctcccatagtattctcccccctcccctcccatagtattctccccccctcctctcccatagtattctccccccctcctctcccatagtattctccccccctcctctcccatagtattctccccctcccctcccatagtattttccccctcccctcccctcccatagtattttccccctcccctcccatattattctccccctcccctcccctcgtgtacttcccccctcccctcccctcgtgtacttcccccctcccatagtgtacttcccccccccatagtgtacttcccctcccataattacttacctgtcctgaagcgtgggccggcttcacagcttgcaccgcggtacaggaactttaatttcatgttccggtttccggcgggactgaaaggaagtgtgcacactattgtgcacacttcctttcagtcccgccggaaaccggaacatgaaattaaagttcctgtaccgcggtgcaagctgtgaagccggcccacgcttcaggacaggtaagtaattatgggatatcggcgtataacacgcacccacgatttttcccctattttcaggggaaaaaagtgcgtgttatacgccgataaatacggtagtttatATACTTAGAATCACTGTTTGTAACGTTAagtaatttatatattatttcacaATGCTAGTTTCCATTCATTTACTTAATTTTTCAAGTTATAACCACAGAAAATGTTAGTTGTTGATAAGTTGTGGAAATGCAGTAAATCAGACAGATTTGAAGCAGGTGATTGTGGGTAATGATTGATTACGGGTACGTTTACAGTTTTACTAGAAGCTGACGGTACTGGCATGAAAAGTTGTGACCTCTTGTTTCCTCCCTGCAGATCCGCTACATCACTGAGACCCAGGGTTTGCCCCCTGATAACATGCTCAATTTGGGAGCAAAGACCGAGGATTACTTTAGAAACGACAGCGAATGTGAGGTTTTATTATGGAGTTTAAAGGTGCGTCCTTATATATCAACCATAGCcatgtttatataaaataaaatgatatgtaaCTCCTTCAGGATGTGGGGTTTAGCAAATCCTATGATATCATGTCAGTCCCAGTAAATGACCTGCCATGAACTGGTTAAAGCAACATTTCgggatttgtatttaatttattttattaagtcaGATTATGTTTTACACACTAACATTCAGCTATTTGGAAGTTCCGATGTGATAAAATGTCAATAATAGTTCCTCCTTAAAGTGTTTTACCTAGTTCCCCCTTTCTCAGTCAGCTTTGCAGCCATTTCATAAATAAAATTTCACAACCACAcggtaaataaaaaaactaaactgtttAGACTCAGGGAAAGCTGCTGGGTCAGGTAATGGTAAGACGTGTTTATCGGTTCCATTCTAACATTAGCAGGAAACTAACTGACACACTGTAGAATGTTACACTGAGTGATGTTCTCATTCCAGAACCTAATGGACAATCTTGTTTTTCCTCTTCTCTAGAGTGAAAACCACTACGAATATGAGACTGGTATTAGTCCAGTGGAAACAAGGAGATATGTCTTCAGCTCTCTTGATGATATGAGGAAGGTACTGTATTCCTGGGGCACTCACATTAATCCAAAATCTCATGGCATCTTTCTCTCACCTCTTTGgctcagcagaaaaaaaaatacttaaaggaaaacgatagggtcaggaacgcaaacatttattccttaccctatagtgttacaacCACCACCCAGCCCGCCTGggtccctcttgcctccctaaatatagtacaatcttacttgtattcaagtctgaagctgctggttTTGCCCCTGTTTGTCTTtgcagatcgggggcagagccagcacaagtaaaacacagacctggccaatcagcatctcctaatagagatgaattgaatcaatgcatctctatgagaaaagttcagtgtctgtatgcagagggaggagagactGAATGTTGTGATGCTTACTTTGCAGCACtcaaccaggaagcacctctggcagccatctgaggagtggccggcgaagttatcactaggctgtaatgtaaacactgcattttctctgaaaagacaatgtttacaacaaaaagcctgaagggaatgattcaactcaccaaaacaaatacaatattctggtgttgttctggtgactatagtgtccctttaaaaattgtcTAGTTGGTCAAGCACAGAAGAGGTGGTGGAGCAATCTCTTTGTGCTGAACTTTGGATGTGAGGAGCAACAGCTTGGGGGCAAAGAAATTGTATGTGCATTGTTCGTACGGCAAGACCTTAAACATTTTGCCCCTCTACATAAACACTTTTCTTCATTTTGTTGTAACGTATGTGTTACATTTTCCATttgtaatatgtgtttttttacatgcagcattttaaaaaatatatatattattaaagtatAAAACAGGAACCTATTTCTTGATTTTCGCACCCCTGCCTTATCTTCAGTTACCGATCTTGTTACAAGAATCTGACGATCTGCCTAGAACCCCTACTAGTGTCATCAGTAACATTGTGGCTATTTAGTCCAGATCCTACCAAACCAAGTTGTGAGGTTGGTAGGGAATACTGAAAAGCAGCCAAATCACCTACTGAAGTTACTGAATAATGTTGGCCCTATGCcactaaaaaaaattattgctttGTATATTTTTTCATGAATACTAACCTCACTAAAACAAATAATCTTCTTATTGACTGTTTCTTTCTCTTCAGGTAATTTTACCATTAAAGTTGGTGAGCAGTGACACGCTGGTGGAGATGGGAGACGTATGGCAGTTTATTGATCTGCTGAAGGAAATGCTTACTATGGACCCAGACAAGAGAATAACTCCGATAGGCCTTCTCAGCCATCCCTTCATAACCATGGCACATCTCCAGCACTTTGCACGGAGTTCATAGTACGTGATCTTCCTTGTGCACTGGGAAGGTTGCTTGGAAATGTTGGGAAAATTGGTATCAATGTGGGAGTAGGAGGATCAATCATATTCAGAAATAATATAGGAAGCTTAATATATCTACTAGAATATGTAGAATTATATAAATTGTATGAGTAACCTCCAGCACTCTAGCTTTTTGCTGCCTCTTGTGATGGTTCATAATATAACGGAACCCTTTAGGCATACTGTTCTAGCGCCCCCTCTGTTACAAGAAGTCAAACAGCTCACCACCTACTCTGCAGCCATGAGAGGTGAACGCTTAGCTCAGAGAAAGAGAGCTTCCTGCtctgtgaagggtgtagtggagGTAGGGAGCAGTGAAGTCAAACTGTCCGAAAAAGGTTTGATCACTTACATTGAAGGGTGTCAgggcaatccaagcaccataaccactgcagtgcactGATCGGTTAGGGTGCCTGGAGTTTTCCTATTACAAATATTGTAagagtatttttttactttaacagcAGCTAAAATTATGTTTACTTCAGGTCTGGGAAGGAATGTTGTATTCAACGAGTCGTCCTTTGTGTTTTCTTGCTCATATAATTCCCTGtttattcaattattttattacttttttgtcTATTACTTatcatttgttttcatttttccaTAACTTTTTACTCGTTAATTTCTTCACAATGTTTATCACTTCCTTGTTTTCAGTGACATTCTtcctttttatataatttaatctCACTGTCTTTGTCTCTCTTTTCCCAGCGTAAATCATTGCTTCCAGGCCATGGAGATAAACAAAGAACAGGTAAGTATAGTGATAGTCCTCATTATGATCCCATTAAAAAACGGAGGGGAACTGTTAGGGGTGTCCAGTAGACAGCAATGTGCAGCTGAAGATGTAATGGTTTCTCCAGCTTGTGGGATGGGGATCATTATTCATAACTCTAATTATAACGTGAACACAGACATAGAACAGGTAAAGGGATGATATTCtatttttactaaataaactcttagtatttataagaaaaatgtcaatttaatttgtgttaacgCAGAGCAGCACATTTcgggatttattttctctctttattttctaTGCTATCATACAACAGGAGGTGTGTCCCGAGTCAGAGTCATCtaatgaagaggaaaaagagaaggaTTACAACGAGAGACTTCTGGAACTTGTGAGTGCCTCCATGGGTGTAACTGGGTGCAAGAATCAAAGAATCTCAGTCCCCCCTAAGCAATGCATCTGAGTGAGATGATGGGAtgagtctgactgtgtgtttaattggatgattgtatgtaaccttaaagggatactctgggtaccataacaacttcatcaattgaagttgttatggtgccaggaagtcctATGTGCCTTCCTATCATAAAGGTTTAACCCTTTATGACAGCAATGTGCAGCTGAAGATGTAATGGTTTCTCCAGCTTGTGGGATGGGGATCATTATTCATAACTCTAATTATAACGTGAACACAGACATAGAACAGGTAAAGGGATGATATTCtatttttactaaataaactcttagtatttataagaaaaatgtcaatttaatttgtgttaacgCAGAGCAGCACAttttgggatttattttctcactTTATTTCTATGCTATCATACAACAGGAAATGTGGCCTGATCCTCCAGAAATGGAGACAGAGTCATCgaatgaagaggaaaaagagaaggaTTACAACGGGAGACTTCTGGAACTTGTGAGTGCTTCCATGGGTGTAACTGGGTGCAAGAATCAAAGAATCTCAGTCCCCCCTAAGCAATGCATCTGAGTGAGATGATGGGAtgagtctgactgtgtgtttaattggatgattgtatgtaaccttaaagggatactctgggtaccataacaacttcatcaattgaagttgttatggtgccaggaagtcctATGTGCCTTCCTATCATAAAGGTTTAACCCTTTATGACAGCAATGTGCAGCTGAAGATGTAATGGTTTCTCCAGCTTGTGGGATGGGGATCATTATTCATAACTCTAATTATAACGTGAACACAGACATAGAACAGGTAAAGGGATGATATTCtatttttactaaataaactcttagtatttttaagaaaaatgtcaatttaatttgtgttaacgCAGAGCAGCACATTTCGGGATTTATTTTCTCACTTTATTTCTATGCTATCATACAACAATAGGTGTGTTTCGAGTCTCCAGAAATGGAGACAGAGTCATCgaatgaagaggaaaaagagaaggaTTACAACGGGAGACTTCTGGAACTTGTGAGTGCTTCCATGGGTGTAACTGGGTGCAAGAATCAAAGAATCTCAGTCCCCCCTAAGCAATGCATCTGAGTGAGATGATGGGAtgagtctgactgtgtgtttaattggatgattgtatgtaaccttaaagggatactctgggtaccataacaacttcaccaattgaagttgttatggtgccaggaagtcctATGTGCCTTCCTATCATAAAGCGTTAAACCGTCTATGAAGGGTTTAACCCTGTCTGCTCTGCAGACAGGGTTAAACCCTTCATAGACGGTTTAACCCTTTATGACAGCAATGTGCAGCTGAAGATGTAATGGTTTCTCCAGCTTGTGGGATGGGGATCATTATTCATAACTCTAATTATAACGTGAACACAGACATAGAACAGGTAAAGGGATGATATTCtatttttactaaataaactcttagtatttataagaaaaatgtcaatttaatttgtgttaacgCAGAGCAGCAAATTTcgggatttattttctctctttattttctaTGCTATCATACAACAATAGGTGTGTTTCGAGTCTCCAGAAATGGAGACAGAGTCATCgaatgaagaggaaaaagagaaggaTTACAACGGGAGACTTCTGGAACTTGTGAGTGCTTCCATGGGTGTAACTGGGTGCAAGAATCAAAGAATCTCAGTCCCCCCTAAGCAATGCATCTGAGTGAGATGATGGGATGAGTCTGACtgtatgtttaaaggaccactctagtgccaggaaagcatactcgttttcctggcactagagtgccctgagggtgcccccaccctcagggaccccctcccgcccggctctggaaagaggaaaaggggtaaaacttacctttttccagcgctgggcggggagctctcctcctcctctccgcctccgttcctccccgtcggctgaatgcgcacgcgcggcaagagctgcgcgcgcattcagccggtcacataggaaagcattcataatgctttcctatggacgcttgcatgctctcactgtgattttcacagtgagaatcacgcaagcgcctctagcggctgtcagtgacacagccactagaggaaataggggaaggcttaactaattgataaacatagcagtttctctgaaactgctatgtttataaaacaattagttaaccctagctggacctggcacccagaccacttcattaagctgaagtggtctgggtgcctagagtggtcctttaattggatgattgtatgtaaccttaaagggatactctgggtACCATATCAACTTCatcaattgaagttgttatggtgccaggaagtcctATGTGCCTTCCTATCATAAAGGTTTAACCCTTTATGACAGCAATGTGCAGCTGAAGATGTAATGGTTTCTCCAGCTTGTGGGATGGGGATCATTATTCATAACTCTAATTATAACGTGAACACAGACATAGAACAGGTAAAGGGATGATATTCTATTTTTTACTAAATAAACTCTTAGTATTTTtaagaaaaatgtcaatttaatttgtgttaacgCAGAGCAGCACATTTCGGGATTTATTTTCTCACTTTATTTCTATGCTATCATACAACAATAGGTGTGTTTCGAGTCTCCAGAAATGGAGACAGAGTCATCgaatgaagaggaaaaagagaaggaTTACAACGGGAGACTTCTGGAACTTGTGAGTGCTTCCATGGGTGTAACTGGGTGCAAGAATCAAAGAATCTCAGTCCCCCCTAAGCAATGCATCTGCGTGAGATGATGGGAtgagtctgactgtgtgtttaattggatgattgtatgtaaccttaaagggatactctgggtaccataacaacttcatcaattgaagttgttatggtgccagaaagtCCTATGTGCCTTCCTATCATAAAGCGTTAAACCGTCTATGAAGGGTTTAACCCTGTCTGCTCTGCAGACAGGGTTAAACCCTTCATAGACGGTTTAACCCTTTATGACAGCAATGTGCAGCTGAAGATGTAATGGTTTCTCCAGCTTGTGGGATGGGGATCATTATTCATAACTCTAATTATAACGTGAACACAGACATAGAACAGGTAAAGGGATGATATTCtatttttactaaataaactcttagtatttataagaaaaatgtcaatttaatttgtgttaacgCAGAGCAGCACATTTcgggatttattttctctctttatttctaTGCTATCATACAACAGGAGGTGTGTCCCGAGTCTCCAGAAATGGAGACAGAGTCATCGAATGAAGAGGACAAGAAGGAACAGCTGATAGAAGAAGATTCTgggaagaaagaaaaggaaaaaaagaatgaTCGCAGCGAGAGACATCTGGAACTTGTGAGTACTTCCATGGGTGTAACTGGGTGCAAGAATCAAAGAATCTCAGTCCCCCCTAAGCAATGCATCTGAGTGAGATGATGGGATGAGTCTGACTGTATGTTTAATTGGATGATTGTAtgtaaccttaaagggatactctgggtaccataacaacttcatcaattgaagttgttatggtgccaggaagtcctATGTGCCTTCCTATCATAAAGGGTTAAACCGTCTATGAAGGGTTTAACCCTGTCTGCTCTGCACAGTGCCTTCAACCGATTCTGCATTAAATCCGGAGGCCTCGGACTTGGTACCACTGACTTGTTCCCTATTCATAAAACTGAGTGCAAAATGAACATTTTATGAATGGGTTGTGTTTATAATCAGTGTGCTGTGAATTCAGGTTTGTATCAGTGTGAGGTTCCCATAAATGTCAATGTAGGGTATATCTGGAAAGATATGTCAATGTTTATATGGAAAAgcaaggtgtgtttgtgtgtcgggTTTGTGTGcaagtgaatatgtgtgtatttgtgtgttgctttttttttccattttctttcttGATCGGAGGAATTCCAGGGCCCAGTCGCAATTATTtgtgctgtttttattttgtatctctgtgtataaAATCTAATTCATAGTGTCACACATATTACTATGAAAGTTGATACATGACATTGTCCAAGGGATACATTAACGAATAAATTCTGattctgtttttcttttgatTTGTAGCATACAAATTCTATCGCACTTGCAAAGCAAATAGCTAGCCAAACTGAGGCTGAGCCCCTGGGAGCATGTGAGAGTTCCCCATCAGCACAGATCGAGATCCAACACCAGGTAAGGATGTACGCAATGTGGCAGATTAGTCCTTAAGGTATTGGGGCACTAGATATTGACTGGAGGTAGAGACTTTACCTCTCCGAACTTtgttatacacagaaaaaaaaaagatgacaatACTCTCTACATTACAGAAAGGAAGATCTTAGATCTATATTTATTGCTATGGTTCTAgggataatttatttatttagaacacATTGCTTATTCTGCTTACAGTTTGATAATTGtagtactgagtgtgtgtgatttATCACCTTCCCATGTGTGTCACTGTGATACACTATACACCAGTGGGAGGCAAACTTTGGCAGTCCAGATGttctgaactacatctcccctgatgctttgccagaattatggctGTCAGAGC comes from Pelobates fuscus isolate aPelFus1 chromosome 5, aPelFus1.pri, whole genome shotgun sequence and encodes:
- the LOC134612286 gene encoding homeodomain-interacting protein kinase 2-like; the protein is METNLDTSESEEYEDDLLKLEQGDILCSSTNDYIVQEFLGSGSFGNVVKGVIRATNENVAIKILKDHPRVVKYAKAEVEILSQLNKENPDKFNVVKHYEYFQHNDNMCLVFEMLDISLYDFIKKRNNRPLPVRHIRPIVQQVGNALDKLKSLQIIHTDLKPENIMLVNTSKYPFKIKVIDFGCAIHTSKVRVPSYIQTRYYRSPEIILGLPFSEAIDMWSVGCIIAELFTGYPLYPGSSEYDQIRYITETQGLPPDNMLNLGAKTEDYFRNDSECEVLLWSLKSENHYEYETGISPVETRRYVFSSLDDMRKVILPLKLVSSDTLVEMGDVWQFIDLLKEMLTMDPDKRITPIGLLSHPFITMAHLQHFARSSYVNHCFQAMEINKEQEVCPESESSNEEEKEKDYNERLLELQCAAEDVMVSPACGMGIIIHNSNYNVNTDIEQEMWPDPPEMETESSNEEEKEKDYNGRLLELQCAAEDVMVSPACGMGIIIHNSNYNVNTDIEQVCFESPEMETESSNEEEKEKDYNGRLLELQCAAEDVMVSPACGMGIIIHNSNYNVNTDIEQVCFESPEMETESSNEEEKEKDYNGRLLELQCAAEDVMVSPACGMGIIIHNSNYNVNTDIEQVCFESPEMETESSNEEEKEKDYNGRLLELVSASMGVTGCKNQRISVPPKQCICVR